In Scylla paramamosain isolate STU-SP2022 chromosome 29, ASM3559412v1, whole genome shotgun sequence, a genomic segment contains:
- the LOC135115790 gene encoding uncharacterized protein LOC135115790, translating into MPFRSVVATSSSRNDVEPPLQAPVFSESAGRKPKSSVAAKCRLRATVPLAARGLSTRPHVPPLPRPARKFPPTEATLTESAVRRLADLPLAPVHYFPRESTSEARRRPDMAPQLPAQALLSVRQARTRAWVLSQIKMQTEVEMVPAVAPSALGCEACCDGLQLLKEWTKESGQLPEEPQQEAVVQMEEEKEEEEEQRTAM; encoded by the exons ATGCCCTTCCGTTCCGTCGTTGCCACGTCAAGCTCCAGGAATGATGTGGAGCCCCCCCTTCAAGCTCCCGTTTTTTCTGAGAGTGCAGGCCGGAAACCCAAGTCTTCTGTCGCAGCCAAGTGCAGGCTCCGCGCTACAGTGCCTCTCGCAGCCCGGGGGCTCTCCACCAGGCCCCACGTGCCGCCCCTGCCACGCCCTGCACGTAAATTCCCGCCCACTGAAGCTACTCTGACGGAGAGCGCTGTGAGGAGACTTGCTGACTTGCCCCTGGCTCCCGTCCACTACTTCCCCCGCGAGAGCACCTCGGAGGCACGACGCAGACCCGACATGGCCCCCCAGCTGCCCGCCCAGGCCCTCCTGTCGGTGCGGCAGGCCAGGACGAGGGCGTGGGTGCTCTCTCAGATTAAGATGCAGACGGAGGTGGAGATGGTGCCTGCAGTGGCGCCCTCAGCGCTGGGCTGTGAAGCTTGCTGTGACGGACTGCAGCTGCTGAAGGAATGG ACCAAGGAGAGTGGACAGCTGCCTGAGGAACCCCAGCAGGAGGCGGTGgtgcagatggaggaggagaaggaggaagaagaagagcagaggACCGCGATGTAG